A stretch of Mucilaginibacter terrae DNA encodes these proteins:
- a CDS encoding ABC transporter permease encodes MTDITPAQRTWIAFKRNKAAMAGLAIIVLSVLTALLGYLIMPDGSPNANNMSLPLSLKKPGAKFTLLLLPKPDAVDNTGLFAGIIGGTSSPNQEIPITGYHIKADSLIINEYLSDEDKPERKAYHLKAVTKNQKQFNSVQLIKEHIVTRTYWLGTDIYGRDLLSRIILGTRISLIVGIMAVFISLLVGVTIGALAGYYGGKVDGALSWLMNILWSLPALLLVIALSFALGKGLWQIFIAVGLSMWVEAARLVRGQVISLKQAEYIEAARALGYNNRRIIWRHILPNMAGPVLVVAASNFASAILLEAGLSFLGFGAQPPVPTWGGMIREHYGYIVMDAAYLAIIPGLAIMLMVYAFNLVTTGLRDAFDIKSQNVRL; translated from the coding sequence TTGACTGATATAACACCCGCACAACGCACCTGGATTGCTTTTAAAAGAAACAAAGCGGCTATGGCTGGTTTGGCTATTATTGTGCTATCGGTTTTAACAGCGTTGCTTGGATACTTAATAATGCCCGATGGTTCGCCCAACGCCAATAACATGTCGTTACCGTTGAGCCTTAAAAAGCCCGGCGCAAAGTTTACACTGCTGCTGCTTCCTAAGCCCGATGCGGTTGACAATACTGGTTTATTTGCGGGTATAATAGGAGGCACATCATCCCCTAATCAGGAAATACCTATTACCGGGTATCACATCAAAGCCGATTCGCTTATCATAAACGAGTATCTGAGCGATGAGGACAAGCCTGAACGCAAAGCCTATCATTTAAAGGCAGTTACAAAAAACCAAAAGCAATTTAATTCCGTACAGTTAATTAAAGAGCACATTGTAACCCGCACCTATTGGCTGGGCACCGATATTTATGGCCGCGATTTATTGAGCCGCATTATATTGGGCACCCGTATATCATTAATCGTGGGTATTATGGCCGTGTTCATCAGTTTGCTGGTTGGTGTAACTATAGGTGCGCTGGCCGGATATTATGGTGGTAAGGTTGATGGGGCGCTGAGCTGGTTAATGAACATACTATGGTCATTACCGGCGTTACTGTTGGTTATTGCCTTATCCTTTGCGCTTGGTAAAGGGTTATGGCAAATATTTATAGCAGTAGGCTTATCCATGTGGGTGGAAGCCGCAAGGTTGGTACGCGGACAGGTCATCAGCCTAAAACAAGCCGAATATATTGAAGCCGCACGGGCTTTAGGTTATAACAACCGGCGCATTATTTGGCGGCATATTTTGCCTAATATGGCAGGCCCGGTGCTGGTTGTAGCGGCATCAAACTTTGCTTCGGCCATATTGCTGGAGGCGGGTTTGAGCTTTTTGGGTTTTGGTGCGCAACCGCCGGTGCCCACCTGGGGAGGCATGATACGCGAACATTACGGCTATATTGTAATGGATGCGGCTTACCTGGCCATCATTCCGGGGCTTGCCATTATGCTGATGGTGTATGCTTTTAACCTGGTAACCACGGGATTACGTGATGCTTTTGATATAAAATCGCAAAACGTTAGGTTATAA
- a CDS encoding PP2C family protein-serine/threonine phosphatase, whose amino-acid sequence MQNIDEGSGEDELIKLLLKRQWELNSLLEVTQAINKNTAAPVLLQMLEVILKNYLQVGKLRFLIEKQGSYVCVSKYGGEFEGVSVLHKACTLLKKVKTPTALTGYTDAVLSSYNYFIPIYHKNKAIAYALIGDFTLSGEMMSNDLNFMQTLINVIVVALENKKLFRERLQAERFQREMELAVEVQNMLIPVKIHKDNAIEASAKYLPHQDIGGDYFDFFRLNDHEFLWCIADVSGKGISAALLMANFQASLRAWATVEDDLSAVVKKLNQIVILNTKGERFITLFVAKYNEKSRKLCYINAGHNPTVLFNGKTAQLLKTGTTMIGVFDELPFITQGEVTVEPGSMVFNYTDGLMDYDLEQDIRWNEGKLVTYITENGHLPSSQFNQNLMDHLSRIIKGKRIDDITLLTLRIT is encoded by the coding sequence ATGCAGAATATTGACGAAGGCTCGGGCGAAGATGAGTTAATTAAACTGCTCCTTAAAAGGCAGTGGGAATTAAACTCTTTACTGGAGGTAACACAGGCTATTAATAAAAATACAGCGGCCCCTGTGTTACTGCAAATGCTGGAAGTTATCCTGAAAAACTACCTGCAGGTTGGTAAACTGCGTTTCCTCATCGAAAAGCAGGGTAGTTACGTGTGCGTTTCAAAATACGGAGGCGAGTTTGAAGGCGTGTCGGTTTTGCACAAAGCCTGTACCCTGCTTAAAAAAGTAAAAACTCCCACCGCACTAACCGGGTATACCGATGCCGTATTAAGCAGTTACAATTATTTCATACCTATTTACCATAAAAACAAGGCTATTGCATATGCCCTGATCGGTGATTTTACCCTTTCGGGTGAAATGATGAGCAATGACCTTAACTTTATGCAAACGCTCATTAACGTAATTGTTGTAGCCCTCGAAAACAAGAAACTTTTTCGCGAGCGCTTGCAGGCCGAACGCTTTCAGCGCGAAATGGAGCTGGCCGTTGAAGTGCAGAACATGCTCATCCCGGTTAAAATTCATAAAGATAATGCCATTGAGGCCAGCGCCAAATACCTGCCCCACCAGGATATCGGCGGCGATTACTTCGACTTTTTCCGCCTCAACGATCATGAGTTTTTGTGGTGCATAGCCGATGTGTCGGGCAAGGGAATTTCGGCAGCTTTGCTCATGGCTAACTTCCAGGCCAGCTTACGCGCCTGGGCCACGGTTGAAGACGATCTGTCTGCAGTTGTAAAAAAGCTAAATCAAATTGTTATCCTCAACACCAAAGGCGAGCGTTTTATAACCCTGTTTGTAGCCAAATACAACGAAAAATCGCGCAAGCTGTGCTACATCAACGCCGGCCATAACCCTACCGTTTTATTCAACGGCAAAACTGCCCAGCTATTAAAAACGGGCACCACCATGATTGGTGTTTTCGACGAGCTGCCTTTTATTACCCAGGGCGAAGTTACCGTTGAACCCGGCAGCATGGTTTTTAACTACACTGATGGTTTAATGGATTACGATCTGGAGCAAGACATACGATGGAACGAAGGCAAACTGGTAACTTACATTACCGAAAACGGCCACCTACCATCGTCGCAATTCAATCAAAATTTAATGGACCATCTTAGCCGTATTATTAAAGGCAAGCGTATTGATGATATTACGTTATTAACGTTACGGATAACATAG
- a CDS encoding DUF1684 domain-containing protein has translation MGNTLKACITLFMLMAVYSTSYSQSHKQEITAFRKHYIEDFLKNKSSPLKEDDLKYLRFFEPDSSFRVEAKVELVSNAGVFTIPAISGGGSEYTKYAVLSFTIKGKVMTLEVYRNAALSRMPLYADYLFLPFTDETNGKETYGNGRYIDLREGDFKNNKLTLDFNKAYNPYCAFASGYACPKPPQANNLHVAIEAGEKNFAKGH, from the coding sequence ATGGGAAATACTTTAAAAGCATGCATTACGCTGTTCATGCTCATGGCCGTTTATTCAACAAGTTACTCGCAAAGCCATAAACAGGAAATTACTGCGTTTAGAAAGCATTATATTGAAGATTTTTTGAAGAATAAAAGCTCCCCTTTAAAGGAAGATGATTTGAAGTATCTGAGATTTTTTGAGCCGGATAGCAGCTTTCGTGTAGAGGCTAAGGTGGAGTTGGTAAGTAATGCGGGGGTTTTTACCATACCAGCCATAAGCGGAGGTGGAAGCGAATACACCAAGTATGCTGTATTAAGTTTTACTATTAAGGGTAAGGTTATGACGCTTGAGGTTTACCGTAATGCGGCCTTATCCCGTATGCCACTATATGCTGATTATCTTTTCCTGCCATTTACTGACGAGACCAATGGGAAGGAAACATATGGTAACGGGCGATATATTGATTTGCGTGAGGGAGATTTTAAAAACAACAAACTAACACTCGATTTTAATAAAGCTTATAATCCATATTGTGCTTTTGCATCGGGATATGCATGCCCCAAACCTCCACAAGCAAATAATTTACACGTAGCTATTGAGGCGGGTGAAAAAAACTTTGCCAAAGGTCATTAA
- a CDS encoding ribonuclease HII, producing MAKTKRPPVLKIKAPVEKFPLLARYQHELVEAGCDEAGRGCLAGPVFAAAVILPPDFEHSLLNDSKQLSEADRYLLRTEIEERAVAYAVASVSNEEIDEINILNASFLAMHRAIDALHIKPGFLIIDGNRFNKYQTTPHQCIIQGDGKYFSIAAASILAKTYRDDHMLKLALEHPEYDWHTNKGYPTIKHRNTVLQLGFTPHHRRTFNVTNPQLSIF from the coding sequence ATGGCTAAAACTAAACGCCCACCTGTTTTAAAAATCAAAGCACCGGTAGAAAAGTTTCCACTCCTTGCCCGCTATCAGCACGAGTTGGTAGAAGCCGGGTGCGATGAGGCTGGTCGTGGGTGTTTGGCCGGGCCTGTTTTTGCCGCTGCCGTTATTTTACCGCCCGATTTTGAGCACAGTCTGCTTAACGATTCTAAACAACTCTCCGAAGCCGACCGCTACCTACTTCGTACCGAAATTGAGGAACGCGCCGTGGCCTATGCCGTGGCATCGGTTAGTAACGAGGAAATTGACGAGATCAACATCCTCAATGCGTCGTTTTTAGCCATGCACCGCGCTATAGACGCGTTACATATTAAACCCGGCTTTTTGATTATCGACGGTAATCGGTTTAATAAATATCAAACTACGCCCCACCAGTGCATTATACAGGGCGATGGCAAGTATTTCAGCATTGCGGCTGCCTCTATCTTGGCCAAAACCTACCGCGACGACCACATGCTAAAGCTGGCTCTTGAGCACCCCGAATACGATTGGCATACTAATAAAGGCTATCCAACCATTAAACATCGCAACACCGTGTTGCAATTGGGCTTTACCCCGCATCACCGGCGTACTTTTAATGTCACAAATCCACAACTAAGTATCTTTTAA